TCTCTGTTGTAGATTTAAGCACAAGCCTCAGTTGCCTTGGTCAGCAATAACAATGTCAGTAGGGGTAGCAGTAATTGTTCTCCTAGTGGGGCATATATTTCATGCAGCTCTAAACCGTATTGAGGAGGTGGAAGATGATTATCGTATAATGAGCGAGCTAAAAGTTCAAGCAGAAGCTGCTGATGTAGCCAAATCCCAGGTATTTTATTCTTTGTAACTTAACAATATATGGCATATGAGCCAAATGTGGCCCACTGATACTGGTTTCTTCCCTTCTATTTTGCTTAATAACTGGAAATTAGATGTTCTTATTTCAATTTTATTCTGTTACCTTCACTCTCTGGTTAACATGTCATTATTTCTTATTGTAGTTTCTGGCAACAGTTTCACATGAAATCAGGACACCCATGAATGGTGTTTTAGGTTTGTGACAGTTCATAAAACCTTAAGATTGTCACTTTAATTCATAAGATATCTACAGTTGGTTTTCAGTATCTGAAATGCATATAGAAGAGAATGTCAATAAGATTTATTTCCCTCAATTTAGGTATGTTGCAGATGCTGATGGACACTGAACTTGATGAGACACAGCAAGATTTTGCAAAGACTGCTCAATTAAGTGGAAAGGCTCTAATTGCTCTTATAAATGAGGTTCTTGATCTTGCTAAGATAGAATCTGGCAGGCTTGAGCTAGAGGCTGTCCCCTTTGATCCTCGTGACATCCTTGACAATGTGTTATCTCTATTTTCTGACCAATCACAAGCTAAAGGCATAGAGGTAAATCCTGAATTAACTCACACCTTCTACCAATTCTGAAAATTTCCCCTGTTTCTTATTGTCTTTGTGTTGATTAGATGGCAGTGTATGTATCGGAACAAGTTCCAGAAATATTGATTGGAGACCCAGGGCGGTTCAGGCAGATTATTACAAATCTCGTTGGAAACTCAGTGAAGGTATTTGAAGAGGTCAATTTTAAGTATATGTATTTGAAGAGGTTGTGACAATCAAGAAAATGGATTATAAATCCTTCTCTTATACTTGTTTAACTAAACCATCAGACTAGTATATACGATAGTCTTCAATTGGATTTACTGAGTAATATTGCCTAgtacagaaaaataaatttctgggtcttcctggCCTCCTGTTATCAGTATGGTATCAATGCTCAAATTTGTGTTTGATATAGAAGTATTCATGTTCATGTTAATTGCAAAGCTATTATGTATCTCTCTTTATGTCAATGTTTGACTCCCATGCAACCTCAAACTTTTCTAAAGgtcaattttccttatttgttaacAGATGATTTATATCAACAGAAATGAAAGTAAAAGTAGAAATTGAACTTTTCTGGCAGTTAACCAGTTTAAGTTCTTATTGTTGTTGATCTGCCAATTAATTCATTTAACAGAGCAAGTCTATGAGTTTTACACATACAGCCAACTATTAAGCATTTATTTCTCATGTTGTTCCCTTTTTGTGAGCTTATTTGCACAAAATAAGTGGATCAATTTTTGTCCATTGCAATTTGGTACGTGGGTCAAACATGAAAGTGTGACTATGTGAGGTTTGCCTATTActagatttttggaattttgtaaatcaagtaaaataTGTAAGGATTTTTTTGTTAATGTTTGTGTCTCCTTTGTCGAACCCTTTGTCACGCTTACTTATTGAAATTCTGAGAACAATAACCACTGGCTGCTCGTTTCAATGCCTTTTTATTTTACTGAAGATAGTGACAAAAATTAATACTAATGTCAGTTTTAACTATAGAGCTGCATTGTTTTTCTCTTGATAATCTGATGACACTTCACACACTTTTTGATATGTTCATATtgacaagaaaaaaaatcaaattaataatcatGAAACTATAATGTTGTCCATATCAGCTAGAGTTCAACCAtctgttattatatttattatatattctggaAGTTGCACCATCTGTACTTTCTCTACCAGTTACTACTTCAGGAGTTTGACAAATATCCTGTGGAAGTTGTATCATCTATCATTAAcattataacttatatatatgtATTTCAGTTCACAGAGAAGGGGCATATATTTGTCTCAGTTTATCATATTGAAGAAGTAAGGAATATGGAAGATGACCAATGTGAAACACTGAGTGGGTGTCAGGTAGTAGATAAACAAAAAATCTGGGACAATTTTACATTGTTGAAATCTTCAACTGAAGGTGATAATGCTATTAACTTGATAGTCACTGTTGAAGACACTGGTGTGGGAATACCACAAGATGCTCAAAGCCGTATTTTCACACCATTTATGCAAGCTGACAGTTCTACTTCACGGACATATGGCGGGACAGGAATAGGCCTGAGCATTAGCAAATGCTTGGTAGATCTTATGGAAGGAGAAATTGGCTTTGTCAGTCAATCTGGGATTGGTAGTACATTTTCTTTCACTGCTGTATTCAAGGAAGCAAGCAAAAGTTCAGGAGACATAAAGAGGCATTATACTGATTCTATTCTGTCAAGTTTTCAAGGTCTGAGAGCTTTGGTTGCTGACGGGAGATGTATCCGTGCTAGAATTATCAAGTATCATCTGCAAAGATTAGGAATACTTGTTGATGTTGTAACTAAACAACAAAATGCTGTTCAGACCATAGTGGACTGTTGCAGTACCAGGTATATTTCTTGAAAATATCAATGAATGCACGGTGCAAGTTTGACAATTAATTTCCCTTTATGTTCTTACAATGTGTTTACAACCAACTCGTCAACTAACGAGAAATTCCTAAAGAGATTAACTGGAGCCACTACTGTAAAGTGTAAACTCATTCCCTTTTTCGCCATTACCATCTGATCCTtttgatctctctctctctctctctctctgatgATTTATTACTGGAATTCTGTTCTTCTAGAATCTGGATCTTGGAGAACAAATCATGATCttccattatttatttatttttcaattaataGGGAGATGTGCCAGATATGCGCTGCAATTTTCAATTGCAATCGTTCAGTACTTTTGGTCGGCAATTTGTTATATCTTAAGATTGAAAGTACTTGTTTCAGTGCTTGTAACACATGTATTTTATCTTATGCAGCGGGAGGAGTCATATAGACATGTTTCTTGTTGACAAGGATGCTTGGGGTGAGCGGTCAGGCATTTCATTTCCTCGGTTTCTTTCAGAATCCTTGAGAAATGGTGTAGTGATGCACAAAGAACTTCAACCAAAGATGTTTCTGATAGCGACTTCCCTAAACCCTACTGAGGTTTATGACCTGAAGTTGGCAGGATATGTTGATAGCATGCTGAAACCACTGCGCTTGAGTATGATTGTTGCTTGTCTGCAGAAAGCACTAGGCATGAGTCAGAAGCGGCAGCCCACCAAGGCGAAACCAATGACGCTTCAGAGTATTCTCAGAGGAAAAAACATCTTAGTTGTCGATGACAACCTAGTGAACCAAAAAGTTGCTGCTGGTACCCTAAAAAAGTTTGGCGCAATAGTTACATGTGCTGACAGTGGAAAGGAAGCTATTAGAAGGCTACAACCTCCACACAATTTCGATGCTTGCTTTATGGATGTCCAGATGCCGGAGATGGACGGGTACTTTTCATAGTCTTTCCTTAATGTTAATTGATGGATATCCTTTTCTTTGGACATTTTACTTTGCATGCAGTATGGTGTCACCTTTGATCTATATTTTGTTCTCTTCCGTTCTATTGCAGAATAGTCGTCCTTTTACAATGTTCTTCATTGTTAGAATTATTAATCACTTTTAGTATTTTGTGTATCTTAAacaatatgtatatatataatatgcCCTCGACACATAATCCTACATCTGCCAATTAGAGTTTTACTGAGCATTTTTGGATACTCATATCTCTATAAGCTCAAATGAAGACTTCACTACACTCTACTACCAactgtcttgcattttgttttaaTTTCAGCAAATTACATGCTCTCTAAGTGCCTAGTTGTTTTCTATTTCGAATGATCCTATAAATTTTTACAGCTTTGAAGCCACTCAAAAAGTTCGAGAGATGGAGAACACGGTAAACAAGTTAATAGAGTCTGGAGATGTATCACCGGAGATATATGGCA
This genomic stretch from Zingiber officinale cultivar Zhangliang chromosome 7A, Zo_v1.1, whole genome shotgun sequence harbors:
- the LOC122002262 gene encoding probable histidine kinase 5 isoform X2; translation: MAKRWVSFADDKQCMGRRRSRNVLLVLTLLCCVSCSMWLFWGSGSWGILEKLGGRDLRYPRKQILFDRFNISKYHLRSLALLISSLEQERFFKCMNKSIDDVKLSSSLLHTLAEINAEVDHNQGQENLIGSDIFFEGRCLMQIGCDGAAKSSLPDNIPEKIMRSSANMDAIFLKFRQQQHYRQHSKGSGKWSKKLLFLGIIFGLSVALWIFVSMNATITERRKETLVNMCDERARMLQDQFNVSMNHVHALAILVSTFHHGKQPSTIDQQIFAEYTARTAFERPLMSGVAYALRVLHEEREQFEKKYGWKIKKMETEDQSLVKDDFNPEKLDPSPVQDEYAPVIFSQETVSHIVSIDMMSGKQDRENILRARANGKGVLTSPFNLLKSNHLGVVLTFAVYNTSLPPNATPEERIRATVGYLGASFDVPSLVDKLLHQLASKQTIVVNLYDTTNVSAPIRMYGPDAAGAGEMYISGVDFGDPIRKHEMHCRFKHKPQLPWSAITMSVGVAVIVLLVGHIFHAALNRIEEVEDDYRIMSELKVQAEAADVAKSQFLATVSHEIRTPMNGVLGMLQMLMDTELDETQQDFAKTAQLSGKALIALINEVLDLAKIESGRLELEAVPFDPRDILDNVLSLFSDQSQAKGIEMAVYVSEQVPEILIGDPGRFRQIITNLVGNSVKFTEKGHIFVSVYHIEEVRNMEDDQCETLSGCQVVDKQKIWDNFTLLKSSTEGDNAINLIVTVEDTGVGIPQDAQSRIFTPFMQADSSTSRTYGGTGIGLSISKCLVDLMEGEIGFVSQSGIGSTFSFTAVFKEASKSSGDIKRHYTDSILSSFQGLRALVADGRCIRARIIKYHLQRLGILVDVVTKQQNAVQTIVDCCSTSGRSHIDMFLVDKDAWGERSGISFPRFLSESLRNGVVMHKELQPKMFLIATSLNPTEVYDLKLAGYVDSMLKPLRLSMIVACLQKALGMSQKRQPTKAKPMTLQSILRGKNILVVDDNLVNQKVAAGTLKKFGAIVTCADSGKEAIRRLQPPHNFDACFMDVQMPEMDGFEATQKVREMENTVNKLIESGDVSPEIYGNSRWHVPILAMTADVIQATHEHCLSKGMDDYVSKPFEEQQLYSAVAHFFESDTIDRIS